Proteins encoded by one window of Vidua chalybeata isolate OUT-0048 chromosome 8, bVidCha1 merged haplotype, whole genome shotgun sequence:
- the PRLHR gene encoding prolactin-releasing peptide receptor, with amino-acid sequence MMNSDNLTSQSFLSAIHSNTSNLFSGLQFVQSFKPLIIPCYSLVVFIGVIGNYLLIYVICKTKKMHNVTNFLVGNLAFSDMLMCATCVPLTLAYAFEPRGWVYGRFMCYFVFLMQPVTVFVSVFTLTVIAVDRYCATVYPFRRRLTIPICAYILAAIWLLSCTLAAPALVHTYHAEFPELDFSICEEFWFHKKRDRLAYAYSTLIITYVLPLAVISLSYLRISVKLKNRVVPGNVTQGQAEWDRARRRKTFRLLVLVVAAFGVCWLPLHIFNMIKDIDISLIDKQYFNFIQLLCHWFAMMSACTNAFLYAWLHDSFRGELKKMFAWRKKKIGPATNCIMASVVL; translated from the coding sequence atgatgAATTCGGACAATTTAACCTCCCAAAGCTTCCTCTCTGCGATTCACAGCAACACCAGCAATTTATTCTCAGGGCTCCAGTTTGTTCAGTCCTTCAAGCCACTCATCATCCCCTGCTACTCGCTGGTGGTTTTTATTGGTGTCATTGGGAATTACCTTCTCATCTATGTCAtctgcaagacaaaaaaaatgcacaacGTCACCAACTTTCTGGTAGGCAATCTGGCTTTCTCAGATATGCTTATGTGTGCAACCTGTGTGCCCCTGACCCTGGCCTATGCCTTTGAGCCCCGGGGATGGGTTTACGGGCGCTTCATGTGCTACTTTGTTTTCCTGATGCAACCTGTCACGGTGTTTGTGTCTGTCTTCACCCTGACTGTCATAGCTGTGGACAGGTACTGTGCCACGGTGTACCCATTCCGCAGGAGGCTCACCATCCCCATCTGTGCTTACATCCTGGCTGCTATTtggctgctgagctgcactTTGGCTGCCCCAGCCTTGGTGCACACCTACCACGCGGAGTTCCCGGAGCTGGACTTCTCCATCTGCGAGGAGTTTTGGTTCCACAAGAAAAGAGATCGCTTGGCTTACGCCTACAGCACCCTCATCATCACCTATGTATTGCCTTTGGCTGTCATCTCCCTGTCCTACCTGAGGATCTCAGTCAAGCTGAAGAACCGTGTAGTCCCAGGCAACGTCACCCAGGGCCAAGCTGAGTGGGACCGTGCCAGGAGGAGAAAGACTTTTCGCTTGCTGGTCTTAGTGGTGGCAGCCTTTGGAGTCTGTTGGCTGCCCCTGCACATCTTCAACATGATAAAGGACATCGACATCAGCTTGATTGACAAGCAGTACTTCAACTTCatccagctgctgtgccactggTTTGCAATGATGTCTGCTTGTACCAATGCCTTCCTCTATGCCTGGCTCCATGACAGCTTCAGGggagagctgaaaaaaatgtttgcctggaggaagaagaaaattggACCCGCTACAAACTGCATTATGGCCAGTGTGGTGCTGTAA